The Setaria viridis chromosome 6, Setaria_viridis_v4.0, whole genome shotgun sequence genome contains a region encoding:
- the LOC117861593 gene encoding uncharacterized protein: MQRGSSELDYALVPLGLAVMLGYHLWLLLRIRRRPETTVIGINAINRRIWVRHIMEEPSGKHAVLAVQTMRNSIMASTVLASVAITLSSLVAALMASGAAHGLFSGRPGEAASSGPTLVVGAAGEAALTLKFFAVLVCFLVAFLLNVQSIRYYSHTGLLVNVPLAAHRRPASAVGYVTGTLNRGFYFWSLGVRAYYFSCPVFLWLFGPIPMCASCVAMVAALYFLDVYTEWDKDDDDDDDDGHGRERKTGASGRLVPLEGV, encoded by the coding sequence ATGCAGCGGGGCTCGTCGGAGCTGGACTACGCGCTGGTGCCGCTGGGCCTGGCGGTGATGCTGGGCTACCACCTGTGGCTGCTCCTCCGCATCCGGCGCCGCCCAGAGACCACCGTCATCGGCATCAACGCCATCAACCGCCGCATCTGGGTGCGCCACATCATGGAGGAGCCGTCGGGGAAGCACGCCGTGCTGGCGGTGCAGACGATGCGCAACAGCATCATGGCCTCCACCGTGCTCGCCTCCGTCGCCATCACGCTCAGCTCCCTCGTCGCCGCGCTCAtggccagcggcgccgcccACGGCCTCTTCTCCGGCCGCCCCGGCGAGGCCGCCAGCTCCGGCCCCAccctcgtcgtcggcgccgccggcgaggccgcgcTGACCCTCAAGTTCTTCGCGGTGCTCGTCTGCTTCCTCGTCGCCTTCCTCCTCAACGTGCAGTCCATCCGGTACTACAGCCACACGGGGCTCCTCGTCAACGTCCCGCtcgccgcgcaccgccgcccGGCCAGCGCCGTCGGCTACGTCACGGGGACGCTCAACCGCGGGTTCTACTTCTGGTCCCTCGGCGTCCGCGCGTACTACTTCTCGTGCCCCGTCTTCCTCTGGCTCTTCGGGCCCATCCCCATGTGCGCATCCTGCGTCGCCATGGTCGCCGCGCTCTACTTCCTCGACGTCTACACGGAGTGGgacaaggacgacgacgacgacgacgacgacggccacggCCGGGAAAGGAAGACGGGCGCCAGCGGCAGGCTGGTGCCGCTAGAAGGCGTATGA
- the LOC117861666 gene encoding pentatricopeptide repeat-containing protein At4g16835, mitochondrial codes for MVMRPSILAAARRLTTAAVAAAIRRGDLAGAKEAFASTRLKTTATYNCLLAGYARAPGPGRLADARHLFDRIPHPDAFSYNTLLSCHFANGDVDGARRLFSAMPVRDVTSWNTMVSGLSKNGALEEAKTVFQAMPVRNAVSWNAMVAALACSGDMGAAEEWFRNAPEKKNTILWTTMVSGYMDAGNVEKATEFFDAMPERNLVSWNAMVSGYVKNSRAGDALRVFKTMVDNATVQPNASTLSSVLLACSNLSAVEFGRQIHQWCMKLPLSRSMTVGTPLVSMYCKCGNLDDACKLFDEMHMRDVVAWNTMISGCAQHGDGRKAIKLFGKMKDEGVVPDWITFVAVLTACIHTGLCDYGMRCFETMQEIYGIEPRIEHYSCMVDLLCRAGLLERAVSMIRSMPFEPHPSAYGTLLTACRIYKNLEFAEFAGGKLIEQDPRNAGAYVQLANIYAMANRWADVSRVRRWMKDNAVVKTPGYSWIEIKGVRHEFRSNDRLHPQLDLIHDKLDRLEELMKAMGYVPDLDFALHDVEESLKAQMLMRHSEKLAIAFGLISSPPGMTLRIFKNLRVCGDCHNAAKLISKIEDRKIILRDTTRFHHFRGGSCSCGDYW; via the coding sequence ATGGTCATGCGGCCTTCTATtctggccgccgcccgccgcctcaccACCGCGGCCGTTGCGGCGGCCATCCGCCGCGgggacctcgccggcgccaaggAGGCCTTCGCGTCGACGCGGCTCAAGACCACGGCCACCTACAACTGCCTCCTCGCGGGGTACGCCAGGGCGCCTGGGCccggccgcctcgccgacgCACGCCACCTGTTCGACCGAATACCGCACCCGGACGCCTTCTCGTACAACACGCTCCTGTCCTGCCACTTCGCCAACGGCGACGTGGATGGCGCGCGGAGGCTCTTCTCCGCGATGCCGGTCCGGGACGTCACGTCCTGGAACACCATGGTGTCCGGGCTGTCCAAGAACGGTGCCTTGGAGGAGGCCAAAACCGTGTTCCAGGCCATGCCTGTGAGGAATGCTGTTTCCTGGAATGCAATGGTTGCAGCACTTGCGTGCTCTGGAGATATGGGTGCAGCGGAGGAGTGGTTTAGGAATGCCCCTGAGAAGAAAAATACAATTCTCTGGACTACCATGGTGTCAGGGTACATGGACGCCGGCAATGTGGAGAAGGCCACGGAATTCTTTGATGCAATGCCAGAGAGGAACTTAGTTTCTTGGAATGCCATGGTCTCTGGATATGTGAAGAATTCACGAGCGGGTGATGCTTTGAGGGTGTTCAAGACCATGGTTGACAACGCCACTGTGCAGCCAAACGCATCAACATTAAGTAGCGTGCTTCTTGCATGCAGTAACCTGTCAGCAGTTGAATTTGGGAGGCAGATACACCAGTGGTGCATGAAGTTGCCTCTTAGTAGGAGTATGACCGTGGGTACGCCACTTGTCAGCATGTACTGCAAATGCGGCAATCTGGACGATGCTTGCAAGCTGTTCGATGAGATGCACATGAGGGATGTAGTTGCATGGAACACCATGATTTCCGGCTGTGCTCAGCACGGGGATGGAAGGAAAGCtattaaattgtttggaaaaatGAAGGACGAAGGAGTGGTGCCAGACTGGATTACTTTTGTGGCTGTATTGACAGCTTGTATCCACACTGGATTGTGCGATTATGGAATGCGGTGCTTTGAAACAATGCAGGAAATATATGGAATTGAACCCCGAATTGAGCATTACTCATGTATGGTGGATCTTCTCTGCCGAGCTGGTCTCCTTGAGAGAGCTGTCAGCATGATCCGCTCAATGCCTTTTGAGCCGCATCCTTCTGCCTATGGCACCCTGTTGACCGCTTGTAGAATTTATAAGAATTTGGAATTTGCCGAGTTTGCTGGTGGAAAGCTGATTGAACAGGATCCGCGGAACGCAGGTGCCTAtgtgcaattggcaaatatttATGCTATGGCAAATAGGTGGGCTGACGTCTCAAGAGTAAGGAGATGGATGAAAGATAATGCGGTAGTGAAAACACCTGGATATAGCTGGATCGAGATAAAGGGTGTGAGGCATGAGTTCAGATCGAATGACAGATTGCATCCTCAGCTTGATTTGATTCATGACAAGTTGGACCGGTTGGAGGAGCTGATGAAGGCAATGGGTTACGTTCCTGATCTTGATTTTGCACTGCATGATGTTGAGGAGAGTCTGAAGGCACAAATGCTGATGAGGCACAGCGAGAAGCTCGCTATCGCTTTTGGCCTGATTAGCAGTCCCCCTGGGATGACCTTGAGGATCTTCAAGAACCTCAGGGTTTGTGGAGATTGTCATAATGCAGCGAAGCTTATCTCCAAAATCGAGGACCGAAAAATCATCCTTAGGGATACTACACGTTTCCACCACTTTAGAGGTGGGAGCTGCTCTTGTGGAGATTACTGGTGA